In Duganella zoogloeoides, a single genomic region encodes these proteins:
- a CDS encoding thymidylate synthase, producing the protein MKQYLDLIQTILDTGSWQDNRTGIRTLSVPGAMMRFDLREGFPAVTTKRLAFKSVIGELCAFMRASRNAAEFRALGCKVWDQNANENRQWLDNPYRLGEDDLGPVYGVQWRQWPGFKLLDVDQHAQIADAQKNGFRLISQFDDNGATKVLLHKSIDQLRECLDTIVNNPGSRRILFHGWNPAVLDAVALPACHLLYQFIPNPTTRELSMCLYVRSNDLGLGTPFNLAEGAALMHLVGRLTGYTPRWFSYFIGDAHIYENHMDMVKEQLTRTPFAAPQLRISDRVPDFARTGKYEPEWLEKIEPSDFSLEGYQHHAPITAPMAV; encoded by the coding sequence ATGAAGCAATACCTGGACCTGATCCAAACCATCCTCGACACCGGCAGCTGGCAGGACAACCGCACCGGCATCCGCACGCTCAGCGTTCCCGGCGCCATGATGCGCTTCGACCTGCGAGAGGGTTTTCCGGCCGTGACCACCAAGCGCCTGGCCTTCAAGTCCGTGATCGGTGAGCTGTGCGCCTTCATGCGCGCTTCGCGCAACGCGGCCGAGTTCCGCGCGCTGGGCTGCAAGGTCTGGGATCAGAATGCCAACGAAAACCGGCAATGGCTCGATAATCCTTACCGCCTCGGTGAAGACGACCTCGGGCCCGTGTATGGCGTGCAGTGGCGCCAGTGGCCCGGCTTCAAGCTGCTGGACGTGGACCAGCACGCGCAAATCGCCGACGCCCAGAAGAACGGCTTCCGCCTGATCTCGCAGTTCGACGACAACGGCGCGACCAAGGTGCTGCTGCATAAGTCGATCGACCAACTGCGCGAGTGCCTCGACACCATCGTCAACAACCCGGGCAGCCGCCGCATCCTGTTCCACGGCTGGAACCCGGCGGTGCTCGATGCGGTCGCCCTGCCCGCGTGCCACTTGCTGTACCAGTTCATCCCGAATCCGACCACGCGCGAGCTGTCGATGTGCCTGTACGTGCGCTCGAACGACCTGGGACTGGGTACACCGTTCAACCTGGCCGAAGGGGCCGCGCTGATGCACCTGGTGGGCCGTCTCACCGGCTACACGCCGCGCTGGTTCAGCTACTTCATCGGCGATGCGCACATCTACGAGAACCACATGGACATGGTCAAGGAACAGCTCACCCGCACGCCGTTCGCCGCGCCGCAGCTGCGCATTTCGGACCGCGTGCCGGACTTCGCCAGGACCGGCAAGTACGAGCCGGAATGGCTGGAAAAAATCGAACCGTCCGACTTCTCGCTCGAAGGTTACCAACACCATGCGCCGATCACTGCGCCCATGGCGGTATGA
- a CDS encoding arginine/lysine/ornithine decarboxylase, with the protein MKFRFPIVIIDEDFRSENTSGLGIRALADAMEKEGMEVVGVTSYGDLSQFAQQQSRASAFVLSIDDEEFGAGSFEETDVALKSLRAFVEEIRHKNADIPIYLYGETRTSRHIPNDILRELHGFIHMFEDTPEFVARHIIREAKSYLDGLAPPFFRALVEYANDGSYSWHCPGHSGGVAFLKSPIGQMFHQFFGENMLRADVCNAVEELGQLLDHTGPVAKSERNAARIFNADHCYFVTNGTSTSNKMVWHSTVAPGDIVVVDRNCHKSILHSIIMCGAIPVFLMPTRNHLGIIGPIPLAEFSMESIRRKIEANPFAREAVNKKPRILTITQSTYDGVVYNVETLRELLDGQIDTLHFDEAWLPHATFHDFYKDMHAIGKDRPRAKESMIFSTQSTHKLLAGLSQASQVLVRESESVKLDRDAFNEAYLMHTSTSPQYSIIASCDVAAAMMEAPGGTALVEESILEALDFRRAMKKIDAEWGKDWWFKVWGPQEFAEEGIGSREDWVIKAEDDWHGFGDLAPNFNMLDPIKATIVNPGLSLDGQFADSGIPASIVTKYLAEHGVIIEKCGLYSFFIMFTIGITKGRWNTLLTALQQFKDDYDKNQPMWRILPEFAAANPTYESMGLRDLCQQIHDFYKAYDVARLTTEMYLSDMIPAMKPSDAFAKMAHREIERVAIEDLEGRITSILLTPYPPGIPLLIPGERFNKTIVDYLRFARDFNERFPGFETDVHGLVKREVDGKRGYFVDCVKQ; encoded by the coding sequence ATGAAATTTCGTTTCCCCATCGTCATTATCGACGAGGATTTCCGTTCCGAGAACACGTCCGGTTTAGGCATTCGTGCCCTGGCCGATGCGATGGAAAAAGAAGGCATGGAAGTGGTGGGCGTGACCAGCTACGGCGACCTGTCCCAGTTCGCCCAGCAGCAGTCGCGCGCGTCGGCCTTCGTGCTGTCGATCGATGACGAGGAGTTCGGCGCCGGCTCGTTCGAGGAAACCGACGTGGCGCTCAAATCGCTGCGCGCGTTCGTCGAAGAGATCCGCCATAAAAACGCCGACATCCCGATCTACCTGTACGGCGAAACCCGCACTTCGCGCCACATCCCCAACGATATCCTGCGCGAGCTGCATGGCTTCATCCACATGTTCGAGGACACGCCGGAATTCGTGGCGCGCCACATTATCCGCGAAGCCAAGTCCTACCTCGACGGCCTGGCGCCGCCGTTCTTCCGCGCGCTGGTGGAATACGCCAACGATGGTTCGTACTCGTGGCACTGCCCCGGCCACTCGGGCGGCGTGGCATTCCTCAAATCCCCGATCGGCCAGATGTTCCACCAGTTCTTCGGCGAGAACATGCTGCGCGCCGACGTCTGCAACGCCGTCGAAGAACTGGGCCAGCTGCTCGATCACACCGGTCCTGTCGCAAAATCCGAGCGCAATGCCGCGCGCATCTTCAACGCCGACCATTGCTACTTCGTGACCAACGGTACGTCCACGTCGAACAAGATGGTGTGGCACTCCACCGTGGCGCCGGGCGACATCGTGGTCGTCGATCGTAACTGCCACAAGTCGATCCTGCACTCGATCATCATGTGCGGCGCCATTCCCGTGTTCCTGATGCCTACCCGGAATCACCTGGGCATCATCGGCCCGATCCCGCTGGCCGAATTCTCGATGGAGAGCATCCGCCGCAAGATCGAAGCCAACCCGTTCGCGCGCGAAGCCGTCAACAAGAAGCCGCGCATCCTGACCATCACGCAATCGACCTACGACGGGGTGGTGTACAACGTCGAAACGCTGCGCGAACTGCTCGACGGCCAGATCGACACCCTGCACTTCGACGAAGCCTGGCTGCCGCACGCCACCTTCCACGATTTTTACAAGGACATGCACGCGATCGGCAAGGACCGTCCGCGCGCCAAGGAGTCGATGATCTTCTCGACCCAATCGACCCACAAGCTGCTCGCGGGCCTGTCGCAGGCTTCGCAAGTACTGGTGCGTGAATCGGAGTCGGTCAAGCTCGACCGCGACGCCTTCAACGAGGCGTACCTGATGCACACGTCCACGTCGCCGCAGTACTCGATCATCGCTTCGTGCGACGTCGCGGCTGCCATGATGGAAGCGCCGGGCGGCACCGCGCTGGTGGAAGAATCGATCCTGGAAGCGCTGGACTTCCGCCGCGCCATGAAGAAGATCGACGCCGAGTGGGGCAAAGACTGGTGGTTCAAGGTATGGGGCCCGCAGGAGTTTGCCGAAGAAGGCATCGGCTCGCGCGAAGACTGGGTGATCAAGGCGGAAGACGACTGGCACGGCTTCGGCGACCTGGCGCCCAACTTCAATATGCTCGACCCGATCAAGGCCACCATCGTCAACCCGGGCCTGTCGCTCGACGGCCAGTTCGCCGACAGCGGCATTCCGGCGTCGATCGTCACCAAGTACCTGGCCGAACACGGCGTGATCATCGAGAAGTGCGGCCTGTATTCGTTCTTCATCATGTTCACCATCGGCATTACCAAAGGCCGCTGGAACACGCTGCTGACGGCGCTGCAGCAGTTCAAGGACGACTACGACAAGAACCAGCCTATGTGGCGCATCCTGCCAGAGTTCGCGGCGGCCAACCCGACCTACGAGTCGATGGGCCTGCGCGACCTGTGCCAGCAGATCCACGACTTCTACAAGGCCTACGACGTGGCGCGCCTCACCACCGAGATGTACTTGTCGGACATGATCCCGGCCATGAAACCGTCGGACGCATTTGCCAAGATGGCCCACCGCGAAATCGAGCGCGTGGCGATCGAAGACCTGGAAGGCCGCATCACGTCGATCCTGCTGACGCCTTACCCACCGGGCATTCCGCTCCTGATCCCGGGCGAGCGTTTCAACAAGACCATCGTCGATTACCTGCGCTTCGCGCGCGATTTCAACGAGCGCTTCCCCGGCTTCGAAACCGATGTGCACGGCCTGGTAAAACGCGAAGTGGACGGCAAGCGTGGTTACTTCGTCGATTGCGTGAAACAGTGA
- a CDS encoding YqaE/Pmp3 family membrane protein: MRLIIALLLPWLTFFTIGRPMAGIICLILQVTVIGWLPAAIWAVYALSQYKTDQKIRNAMGGR, encoded by the coding sequence ATGCGCCTGATCATTGCACTGCTGCTGCCGTGGCTCACCTTTTTCACCATCGGTCGTCCGATGGCGGGCATCATTTGCCTGATCCTGCAAGTCACGGTGATCGGCTGGCTGCCCGCCGCGATCTGGGCCGTGTACGCGCTGAGCCAGTACAAGACCGACCAGAAAATCCGCAACGCCATGGGCGGACGGTAA
- a CDS encoding Spy/CpxP family protein refolding chaperone has protein sequence MKNTKQRLNHILLAAAVALPLLSAAGAARTEEINGEHPPAMDGGEHGGPGGRSGPGPAGLDRGPGNDPHGAGGPGGLPPGFGPGPGFGPGPDGHPPLFRDVELTDAQEDKIFAILHAEKPYLREQARAAAKADEALRALATADKYDDAKAASLAQAVATAGANIALQHVRTRQKLLAVLTPEQRQKQAEQRKERDDRQSRRPRG, from the coding sequence ATGAAAAACACCAAACAACGCTTGAACCATATCCTGCTGGCTGCCGCCGTGGCGCTGCCGCTGCTGTCCGCCGCTGGCGCCGCCCGCACCGAAGAAATCAATGGCGAGCACCCGCCTGCCATGGACGGCGGCGAGCATGGCGGTCCTGGAGGCCGCAGTGGCCCCGGTCCTGCTGGTCTGGATCGTGGTCCCGGCAATGATCCCCATGGTGCTGGCGGTCCGGGCGGCCTGCCACCCGGCTTCGGTCCAGGACCCGGCTTCGGTCCCGGCCCCGATGGACACCCACCGCTGTTCCGCGACGTGGAACTGACCGACGCCCAGGAAGACAAGATATTTGCCATCCTGCACGCGGAAAAGCCTTACCTGCGCGAACAAGCCAGGGCTGCCGCCAAGGCCGACGAAGCGCTGCGGGCGCTCGCCACTGCCGACAAGTACGACGATGCCAAGGCCGCGTCGCTGGCACAAGCGGTCGCCACGGCCGGCGCCAATATCGCGCTGCAGCACGTGCGCACCCGTCAAAAGCTGCTGGCCGTACTCACGCCGGAGCAGCGCCAGAAACAGGCCGAACAGCGTAAAGAGCGCGACGACCGCCAATCCCGCCGTCCACGCGGCTAG
- a CDS encoding dihydrofolate reductase, whose translation MRNLTIIVATDQQRGIGINNTLPWKLPEDLAHFKRLTTGHPIIMGRKTFESIGRPLPNRRNIVVTRNADWRHDGVETVASLKAAVALLDGADGYVIGGAEIYAQSMALATTLIVTEIGQTFACDAFFPEIDAAAWLETARASHVAAASGLPYAFVTYSRRG comes from the coding sequence ATGCGTAACCTGACCATCATCGTCGCCACCGACCAGCAGCGCGGCATCGGCATCAACAACACCCTGCCCTGGAAGCTGCCGGAAGACCTGGCGCATTTCAAGCGCCTCACCACCGGCCACCCGATCATCATGGGCCGCAAGACGTTCGAATCGATCGGCCGCCCGCTGCCCAACCGCCGCAATATCGTCGTCACCCGCAACGCGGACTGGCGCCACGACGGCGTCGAGACGGTCGCCTCGCTCAAGGCGGCTGTTGCGCTATTGGATGGTGCAGACGGCTACGTCATTGGCGGCGCCGAGATTTATGCCCAATCGATGGCGCTGGCTACCACCCTGATCGTCACCGAGATCGGCCAGACCTTCGCTTGCGACGCCTTTTTTCCGGAAATCGATGCCGCTGCCTGGCTGGAAACCGCGCGCGCAAGCCATGTCGCGGCCGCATCCGGCCTGCCGTACGCGTTCGTGACGTACAGCCGGCGCGGATAA
- a CDS encoding response regulator transcription factor, which yields MKSKVLLIDDDIELVGMFKEYLEQEGFDVKAVHDGEAGTIEASTGAYAIAILDVMMPRMNGLETLRRIRTNSQLPILMLTGRGDDTDRIVGLELGADDYVAKPCTPRELTARIRAILRRAHSVPADSGNASAIVVGQLTMWPEQRRATWAGGKLELTSTEFNLLEVLARNAGRPVSKNTLSEQGLGRPLARFDRNIDVHLSSLRHKLGTIADGRSCLQTVYRLGYQLIKE from the coding sequence ATGAAGAGCAAAGTACTGCTGATAGACGACGACATCGAACTGGTCGGCATGTTCAAGGAATACCTGGAACAGGAAGGTTTCGACGTCAAGGCCGTGCACGATGGCGAGGCCGGCACCATCGAAGCGAGTACGGGCGCCTATGCGATCGCCATCCTCGACGTCATGATGCCGCGCATGAATGGCCTGGAAACCCTGCGCCGCATCCGCACCAACAGCCAGTTGCCGATCCTGATGCTGACCGGCCGCGGCGACGACACCGACCGCATCGTGGGCCTGGAACTGGGCGCCGACGATTACGTCGCCAAACCGTGCACCCCGCGCGAACTGACCGCGCGCATCCGCGCCATCCTGCGCCGCGCCCACAGCGTGCCGGCCGATAGCGGCAACGCCTCGGCCATCGTGGTCGGCCAGCTGACCATGTGGCCGGAACAGCGGCGCGCCACCTGGGCCGGCGGCAAGCTGGAGCTGACCAGCACCGAATTCAACCTGCTCGAAGTGCTGGCCCGCAACGCCGGCCGCCCGGTCAGCAAGAACACCCTGTCGGAACAGGGCCTGGGCCGTCCGCTGGCGCGCTTCGACCGCAACATCGACGTTCACCTGTCGAGCCTGCGCCACAAGCTCGGCACCATCGCCGACGGCCGCTCCTGCCTGCAAACCGTGTATCGCCTGGGCTATCAGCTGATCAAGGAGTAA
- a CDS encoding insulinase family protein yields the protein MTTTFEKIGSRVIPSLQATVEEYISPRTGARHIHLASDQAEKVFVVAFPTVPDVSDGRAHILEHLSLCGSQRYPVRDPFFSMMRRSTATFMNAFTYADRTVYPFSSTDSKDFYNLLDVYLDATFFPNLDYLNFLQEGWRYVLKDGKLGYQGVVFNEMKGAFNDPIRALYSGIEHTLLAGTTYEVESGGDPLVIPELTHQMLKDFHASHYHPSQAVFMTAGDISAVEVQQQIEEKVLSKLPASSAPRMLPELAAAWTEPKSNEVRIPSQTAKPDEHGVQLTWLMGESSDIDVFFNTYLLSSGLLGDSSSPVMKAMESAGFGRPSALNGQDNGPRQMIFHLGMEGLTEPQIDEARARIWAALERAAEEGVPTESLQAALRDVRYSQRDTASGRMPNALSRLLNALPISMRDGDVFLAFDNEEHLVKLEQAIADPAYFKGLVRKLLDNPTRLTTRVVPDADYFKKRDAVEEARLEERTRALTDAERARIEQESAQLEAHQQLPSNSDVLPRIRPSDVSAEPRAALPLPAPLADAGDAIVLPFEIASNGLSYLRVSYDVSGFAVEDWPWLRLWVDLVTQLGVGDMDYEDADAWRQRMAPSYDLNFDATQHPGGHLSMELWFSASGLREEHANIAQLVSRSLAEARFDEHERLAFLIDSQVQDRLNGLAQSGNRYAMLTAAAPLSVLRRFEDIVSGAASLAFQGELLELSKTPEGLAHIAGRLNALHQRVIAITPTVLAAGAGNDGEALGRLLKLPASQAAVPAVAPKLEAIALENAGLHAVSQINHCVVSYRAPMMQEDGAAALAVAAELMTNQLLHVALREKGGAYGGNAGYNGGTGTFLMASYRDPRLGETYADFDTAIDDLLTGEFSQEMLEEAIICVIKGMDKPNSPYDQVLHAWGLKRRGIDQALRQRFRTEVLTCSMDQIRTAVRTWLKNGEPSRAAFVGDTTKDVAGLQVVDLLGLAKKA from the coding sequence ATGACGACGACTTTTGAAAAAATTGGTAGCCGCGTGATTCCTTCGCTGCAAGCCACCGTAGAAGAATACATTTCACCGCGCACCGGTGCGCGCCACATCCACCTCGCCAGCGACCAGGCGGAAAAGGTGTTCGTCGTGGCGTTCCCCACCGTGCCCGATGTCAGCGACGGCCGTGCCCACATCCTGGAGCACCTGTCGCTGTGCGGCTCGCAGCGCTACCCGGTGCGCGACCCGTTCTTCTCGATGATGCGCCGGTCCACGGCCACGTTCATGAACGCGTTCACCTACGCCGACCGCACCGTCTATCCGTTCTCGAGCACCGACAGCAAGGATTTCTACAATCTGCTCGACGTGTACCTCGACGCCACGTTCTTCCCCAACCTCGACTACCTGAACTTCCTGCAGGAAGGCTGGCGCTACGTCCTCAAGGACGGCAAGCTCGGTTACCAGGGCGTGGTGTTCAACGAGATGAAGGGCGCTTTCAACGACCCGATCCGGGCGCTGTACAGCGGCATCGAGCACACGCTGCTGGCAGGTACCACGTACGAAGTCGAATCGGGCGGCGATCCGCTGGTCATTCCGGAACTGACGCACCAGATGCTCAAGGACTTCCACGCCAGCCATTACCACCCGTCGCAAGCCGTGTTCATGACCGCCGGCGATATCAGCGCGGTGGAAGTGCAGCAGCAGATCGAGGAAAAAGTGCTGTCCAAGCTGCCGGCATCGAGTGCGCCGCGCATGCTGCCCGAACTGGCCGCCGCCTGGACCGAACCGAAGTCGAACGAAGTGCGCATCCCGTCGCAAACGGCCAAGCCCGACGAACATGGTGTGCAGCTCACGTGGCTGATGGGCGAATCGTCCGACATCGACGTGTTCTTCAATACCTACCTGCTGTCGTCGGGCCTGTTGGGCGACTCGTCGTCGCCGGTCATGAAGGCGATGGAATCGGCCGGCTTTGGCCGTCCGTCCGCCCTCAATGGCCAGGACAACGGCCCGCGCCAGATGATTTTCCACCTCGGCATGGAAGGCCTGACCGAACCGCAGATCGACGAAGCGCGCGCCCGCATCTGGGCCGCGCTGGAGCGCGCAGCGGAAGAGGGCGTGCCGACCGAGTCGCTGCAGGCGGCCCTGCGCGACGTGCGCTACAGCCAGCGCGACACCGCCTCGGGCCGCATGCCCAACGCGCTGTCGCGCCTGCTGAACGCGCTGCCGATCTCGATGCGCGACGGCGACGTGTTCCTCGCTTTCGACAATGAAGAGCACCTGGTCAAGCTGGAACAGGCAATCGCGGATCCGGCGTACTTCAAGGGCCTGGTGCGCAAGCTGCTCGACAATCCTACCCGCCTCACCACCCGCGTGGTGCCCGACGCCGACTACTTCAAGAAGCGCGACGCGGTCGAGGAAGCGCGCCTGGAAGAGCGCACCCGCGCCCTGACCGACGCCGAGCGTGCCCGCATCGAACAGGAATCCGCTCAACTCGAAGCGCACCAGCAGCTGCCATCGAACTCCGACGTGCTGCCGCGCATCCGCCCAAGCGACGTCAGCGCCGAGCCGCGCGCTGCGTTGCCGCTGCCGGCGCCATTGGCCGATGCCGGCGACGCCATCGTGCTGCCGTTCGAGATTGCCTCCAACGGCCTGTCGTATCTGCGCGTCAGCTACGACGTTTCCGGCTTCGCGGTCGAAGACTGGCCGTGGCTGCGCCTGTGGGTGGACCTGGTCACGCAACTGGGCGTTGGCGACATGGACTATGAAGACGCCGATGCCTGGCGCCAGCGCATGGCGCCGTCGTACGACCTCAATTTCGACGCCACCCAGCACCCGGGCGGCCACCTGAGCATGGAACTGTGGTTCTCCGCCAGCGGCCTGCGCGAAGAACACGCGAACATCGCGCAACTGGTGTCGCGCAGCCTGGCCGAAGCCCGCTTCGACGAGCATGAACGCCTGGCGTTCCTGATCGACAGCCAGGTACAGGACCGCCTGAACGGCCTGGCGCAGTCGGGCAACCGCTACGCCATGCTCACTGCCGCTGCGCCATTGTCCGTGCTGCGCCGCTTCGAGGATATCGTCAGCGGCGCCGCCAGCCTGGCATTCCAGGGTGAGCTGCTGGAACTGAGCAAAACGCCGGAAGGCCTGGCGCACATCGCCGGTCGCCTGAACGCGCTGCACCAGCGTGTGATCGCCATCACGCCAACCGTGCTTGCTGCCGGCGCCGGTAACGACGGCGAAGCGCTGGGCCGCCTGCTCAAGCTGCCGGCCTCGCAAGCAGCCGTACCCGCCGTGGCGCCCAAGCTGGAGGCCATCGCGCTGGAAAACGCCGGCCTGCACGCGGTCAGCCAGATCAACCACTGCGTGGTGTCGTACCGCGCGCCGATGATGCAGGAAGATGGCGCCGCCGCGTTGGCAGTCGCCGCCGAACTGATGACCAACCAGCTGCTGCACGTGGCGCTGCGCGAAAAAGGCGGCGCCTACGGCGGCAACGCCGGCTACAACGGCGGCACCGGCACTTTCCTGATGGCGTCGTACCGCGATCCGCGCCTGGGCGAAACCTATGCCGACTTCGACACGGCCATCGACGACCTGCTCACCGGCGAGTTCTCGCAGGAGATGCTGGAAGAGGCGATCATCTGCGTGATCAAGGGCATGGACAAGCCGAATTCGCCGTACGACCAGGTGCTGCACGCCTGGGGCTTGAAACGCCGTGGCATCGACCAGGCCCTGCGCCAGCGCTTCCGCACCGAGGTGCTCACGTGCAGCATGGACCAGATCCGCACTGCCGTGCGTACCTGGCTCAAGAACGGCGAACCTAGCCGCGCGGCGTTTGTCGGTGATACGACCAAGGATGTGGCGGGGTTGCAGGTGGTTGACTTGCTGGGCCTGGCCAAAAAAGCCTAG
- a CDS encoding alpha/beta fold hydrolase: MTDRNIRLDLIPGTLCDERMWSRVAPLLDGFDLHHVPLHKARTREQMRELIAAHSAPKTNLVGFSLGAYLAVEYAVAHPERIETLVLIANSCKGLLPTEAEARKRIVGMLEKNAYSGMTRHRLRELLAPAHLEDTSITGVIQDMAVDLGKEVLLAQFTTTIDRVDYMDRLRELPFPVLIVGAEGDQLADADDLRAMAALLPNARLHMIAEDAEEPSGHMVPLEAPVTLAAQMREFLPLA, encoded by the coding sequence ATGACGGACCGGAACATTCGTCTCGACCTGATCCCCGGCACCCTGTGCGACGAGCGCATGTGGTCGCGCGTGGCGCCGCTGCTGGACGGTTTCGACCTGCACCACGTGCCGCTGCACAAGGCGCGCACGCGTGAGCAGATGCGCGAGCTGATTGCCGCGCACAGCGCCCCGAAAACCAACCTGGTGGGATTTTCGCTGGGCGCCTACCTGGCCGTCGAATACGCAGTGGCGCACCCAGAGCGCATCGAGACGCTGGTCCTGATCGCCAACTCCTGCAAGGGGTTGCTGCCGACGGAAGCGGAAGCGCGCAAGCGCATCGTGGGCATGCTGGAAAAGAATGCCTATTCTGGCATGACGCGGCATCGACTGCGCGAATTGCTCGCTCCTGCCCACCTGGAAGATACGTCGATCACTGGCGTAATCCAGGACATGGCTGTCGATCTGGGCAAGGAAGTGCTGCTAGCGCAGTTCACCACCACCATCGACCGTGTCGATTACATGGACCGGCTGCGCGAGTTGCCATTCCCGGTGCTGATCGTGGGTGCCGAGGGCGACCAATTAGCCGACGCTGATGATTTGCGCGCGATGGCGGCGCTGCTGCCGAATGCGCGGTTGCACATGATAGCCGAAGATGCAGAGGAACCCAGCGGGCATATGGTGCCGCTGGAGGCGCCGGTAACGCTGGCGGCGCAGATGCGGGAGTTTTTACCGCTAGCCTGA
- a CDS encoding intradiol ring-cleavage dioxygenase, with amino-acid sequence MDHHDDHHPHDHSLAADLAAMLNLSSDRRQTLRWLLAGASALPILGCGGGSDSDTSTGTTTTTPATGTTTTPVTTTTPTGSCSVIPEETGGPYPADGTNSNASGVVNVLTQSGVVRSDIRSSFNGATGTAAGVPLTIKLQIVNVGGSCATLEGFAVYLWHCDRDGNYSLYSSGVTTQNYLRGVQVSDSSGNVSFTSIYPGCYSGRVPHVHFEVYRTLTAATSASNRLKTSQFAFPDAASNAVYATAGYSASVRNMAQISLATDNVFSDGATLQTVTITGNVTDGYVATLTVGVAA; translated from the coding sequence ATGGACCACCATGATGACCACCACCCGCATGACCACAGCCTGGCCGCCGACCTGGCCGCCATGCTCAACCTGAGCAGCGACCGCCGCCAGACCTTGCGCTGGCTGCTGGCCGGCGCGTCGGCGCTGCCGATCCTCGGTTGCGGCGGTGGTTCGGACTCGGACACCTCGACCGGCACAACCACCACCACGCCGGCGACCGGCACCACCACCACGCCCGTGACCACCACCACGCCGACCGGCTCGTGCTCGGTGATTCCGGAAGAAACCGGCGGCCCGTATCCGGCCGACGGCACCAACAGCAATGCCAGTGGCGTGGTCAATGTGCTCACGCAGTCGGGCGTGGTGCGCAGCGATATCCGCAGCAGCTTCAATGGCGCCACCGGCACGGCGGCCGGCGTGCCGCTGACCATCAAGCTGCAAATCGTCAATGTAGGCGGCAGTTGCGCCACGCTGGAAGGCTTCGCCGTCTACCTGTGGCATTGCGACCGCGACGGCAACTACTCGCTGTATTCGAGCGGCGTGACAACGCAGAACTACCTGCGTGGTGTGCAGGTGAGCGACAGCAGCGGCAATGTGAGTTTTACCTCGATTTATCCGGGCTGCTATTCGGGTCGGGTGCCGCACGTGCACTTCGAGGTGTATCGCACGCTGACGGCGGCCACCAGCGCCTCGAACCGCCTCAAGACGTCGCAATTCGCATTCCCGGATGCGGCCAGCAACGCCGTGTACGCCACCGCCGGCTACAGCGCCAGCGTGCGCAATATGGCGCAGATCAGCCTGGCGACGGACAACGTGTTCAGCGACGGCGCAACGCTGCAAACGGTGACCATCACCGGCAATGTCACCGATGGCTACGTGGCGACGCTGACGGTAGGGGTCGCGGCCTGA